A segment of the Luteitalea sp. genome:
GACGCTCGTACCGCTCGTCGTCAGCGTCTCGCGCCTCCGGACTTCCGCCAAACAACGGACCGACGCTTAACAGCGATGGCCAATTGGCACGGCGGCGCCTGCGCCGCGGTCCTGCTGCGCCGCTTGCGGGCCCGGGACGCTTTCTTTCCATCTCCGCGGCGGCTTTCTCGCTCAAGTCCGTGACTGGCATGCTGCTGAGGGCTCCCAGCGATGGGTCCGACAGCTTGGGAATGCTCTCGGCAATCAACTGTTTCAGTGGGTTAGATAAGAACTGTGGATCTGGGCTCTTAGGCAAGAACTGATCTAAATCGCGACCGGCGTCGAGCCAGGCTTGCAGCCAGCCGACGCGCGATTCGAGCCACGTTCCGCTGGCACGACCGAGAGTCTTGACGTCTTCAGCTGTGGCCACATCGACCAGGTACGCCCAAGCCTCATCGTGAACTTGCGCTGGAAGCGCCGGAAATGTCTCGGTGAGAAGTGATTCACGAAATTGAGGAAAGATGGGAACGGCTGCCCCGCGCAGGACGGAAAAACTAGTCGCTCTGGCTCCAGAATTGTCGTCGTAGACGATGACACTCAACAAGCGTACGATAATCGCCCGCGTGCCAAGATCTTTTAGCCAGAACCATCCTGGACTCACATCGAACTCGTCAGCCAGGAGCGTCCGAAACAGGACGTACATCTCATCGTCTGTGGCCAGCAGGCGCTCGCGGTAGCGATAGAGAGTATTCAATTCATGAGGTGGCATCAGGGAGGCAGACGTTCGGGACGCTGCCACGAGAGCCACGGACAACAGGAACACGCGAACCGCAAGGAATGCGGTCTCGTCTGGATCGTCGATCGACTTGGCAACTTCGTCTAGATCCCCGCTCGCGAACGCTGGGGCCAACGAGTGAGCGAGCTTCGCGAGTTGGTCACCGGCACCCGGAGTAGCAGTCCCCGAGGGTTCACAGGGAGCATTCGACCCTACGACAGAGGCGGGTTCGGATGGCCCCTGCGGCCATCTGGTTGAGCCGCTGCTCAAGTCGAGTACGTGCCGAATTAGGTAGGTCCTCAGCATCTTCTCCCATGCGGCGACGTCTTCGAATTCCTTGAAGAGAACCGTCTTGCTCGCCACGAGGGATTCCCTGAAAGCGATGACGCGCTGCAGCTGTGCTCCCGCGTCGGCAATCTGTGCGAGGTCAACCTTCTTAAAGAACACCCAGATTTCTGGAGACGGTGTTCGGTCACGGCGCTTCACCGCAATCGAGAACTCTTCTTCGAGCCCAGAAGAGAAGAGGGAGTCGGTGGCAGGTGCGGTTCCCCATCGCCGCCAAACCGCGCCAATAAACAAGTCACAACGTTCGACGTCCCTATTAATCAGAGCTTGCGGACGCCCGTACCCTGGAAGCGTGTCTTCCCAACCCAACAACTCGATGGCCCAGTTCGTTGGTCGCAATACGTCATTGACGTCGGCAACCACGTCAAAAGCGCGCTGTCGCTCGGGAGCCAAATCAGAGGGCGAGGCGATGAAAACGGTCAATACATTACGCATCGGGGAATTCAAGCGACGGGTGATTCACGCAGTCACGAAGACGACTGTGCGTGGCGCTAGAGTCTTGAGAACCTCTAGGACCCGCGGCACCAGTGGTCGTAGATCGTTCATGCTATTGCTCTTCGCCACCAAGACGATTACGGCGATGTTGAACGCTGGCAGATTCTGCTGGTGCGACAGGTTTCGATCGCTGGTCGCGAAAACGTCGAAGTCTACAGCAGCGAACGCGAGCAGCTCGCCATTCGTCTTGCCGGCCCAACCCATCTCGGGCACGGTTCTCGCGTGATGGCCGACGAGCTCGCGTTTGAGGCGACGAGGGAGGCACTCGTCAAGCAGGACGCGCACGGGCGAGGAGCGCCTCCTTGGCCTGCTCCAGGGCTGCTACGGCCCGCTCGCGGGTCACGGTAGGGAAGTCTTCAAGGAACTCGGATAGCGGCTGGCCCGCTTCCAAATAGTCGAGTAGCGTCGTAAGCGGCACACG
Coding sequences within it:
- a CDS encoding DUF4062 domain-containing protein, yielding MRNVLTVFIASPSDLAPERQRAFDVVADVNDVLRPTNWAIELLGWEDTLPGYGRPQALINRDVERCDLFIGAVWRRWGTAPATDSLFSSGLEEEFSIAVKRRDRTPSPEIWVFFKKVDLAQIADAGAQLQRVIAFRESLVASKTVLFKEFEDVAAWEKMLRTYLIRHVLDLSSGSTRWPQGPSEPASVVGSNAPCEPSGTATPGAGDQLAKLAHSLAPAFASGDLDEVAKSIDDPDETAFLAVRVFLLSVALVAASRTSASLMPPHELNTLYRYRERLLATDDEMYVLFRTLLADEFDVSPGWFWLKDLGTRAIIVRLLSVIVYDDNSGARATSFSVLRGAAVPIFPQFRESLLTETFPALPAQVHDEAWAYLVDVATAEDVKTLGRASGTWLESRVGWLQAWLDAGRDLDQFLPKSPDPQFLSNPLKQLIAESIPKLSDPSLGALSSMPVTDLSEKAAAEMERKRPGPASGAAGPRRRRRRANWPSLLSVGPLFGGSPEARDADDERYERLGRQSSDELKLALDWYSLDGRISYQLLTERGEISREVVRADINHGFQRIRESSDEHLESVFGPAAAAKIRQDFAELHDFIAKQSIEKAIAALALDSTRDDVAVARQLLTNDRTRSAALEIIAANGDASDVQRLLEIARTSFGDDRITALKGIRRLASDRLATAKVLIAAETRDMRRAALALVRDVDDAEVVRFLKELLSHDDEEARLTAVALLRMRLENAQLLELLRDYIGKGTYYYNVVTWLDRLLYAPEPMSGYYATKLDGELKEVMS
- a CDS encoding DUF433 domain-containing protein encodes the protein MKGNEPVIHSDPEIMGGTPVFAGTRVPLTTLLDYLEAGQPLSEFLEDFPTVTRERAVAALEQAKEALLARARPA